DNA from Quercus lobata isolate SW786 chromosome 1, ValleyOak3.0 Primary Assembly, whole genome shotgun sequence:
AGTTACAGATGAATCTCTCAATCTCAGCTGAGTCAGTTGTATCCGTGAAGTCGAACACActttatatatagttatatacaaTAAATAACAACCGTCAGCTAAGGCTCAGGCTCAGATTCACTCTCGTGGTTCGCGCTAcaggttgaaacttgaaagcgACCACGTGTCCTCCACCGCTccttttttaaatatacaaaaaatcCACAATCAGTCTCAGTCCACAGTCACACAGTCACACACTTTTTGGCTTTTGGCTTCGCTTGCTTCCAGTCCAATTTCCAATTTCCATGTGAACATCATTGTGATCCTcacattcaaaatcaaatcaatccCTTCCCTTCCCTTCATAACCCATCTTCTCCTTCAATCTCAGATATTTTCGTCTCTCTTTGTCCATTTTCCCTTAAATATAATTAGTATCCTCTCGCATATTCCTCCCCTTCACTTTCTCTCTTGGATTTTACGTAAGATTGCTTCTACTTTCTgatttctctttaaaaatatcttctctctttatttctctACTAGCCTCACTTCACGTCACTTCACTTCGCTTCACtgtatttatatcattattattatatgtacaGTAGTTTGATTCTTTGTTTTATATACAGAACAGATTGATTGTTGATTGTTATTTGAGAGATGGCAGAAGAAGCTAACAAGAATGGCGGTGGCATTTCTGCTGCTCATAAAGTTCCGGCGGTGGCGCATCCACTGGCGGAGAAGCCATCGGAGATTGCCTCGAACATCAGTTACCACGCACAATTCAGCCCTCATTTCTCGCCTTTCAAGTTCGAGCCTGAGCAAGCCTACTACGCCACCGCTGAGAGCGTTCGCGATCGTCTCATCGAAGTACCATTTCTCATCACTACAATTCAATTTACTCAAACTAGTCCTTTAAGGTTTTGCTTTTTCCCAATTTAGTCCCTCGCTTAGTGAAAATGAGTCTATCTAGTCCTTCTGTCCACATCTGTTAACAGACGACTGTTGCttaaatatttgtaatttaATAGATAAAGTTTAAACAGCTTCATTTGCCAGCAAATTTGGACGGAAGGACCAGATTGATTCATTTTGCCAAACTGAGGGACTAAACTGACAAAATGTGAATCTTAAGAACTAATTTGACCATTGAAgttaaatttagttttaatttcttGCTAATTACAACCTAATTTGCTTCCTTATGCGTAAATATTGGTAAAATTGTAGTGTGAAATTCTCGTCTCCAATTCGATCCATGCgcattttttgttgtttctctTATGCCAATATAGGCGACAAATGTGCTTAATAGGTTATTACCAATATGGATACATGTTGTGatcattcacaaaataaaatgaacggaatttttttttttatttacagaTATTTATACATGACTTGGTGATCTTAAGTTCAGTTTGTAATGGTTTTAGGAATAGCGGTCTGTACAATTATAGGCGCATTGAGTATTAAACTGCAGTGCTATTAGTATGTGGACCGACTGCTTTTGATTAAGGGATGGTCTGAATTTTTAGCAGAATAAGACtgtcaaaatttcaatgaaagaaACACGGGAAGTAGCAATGAAGCAAGTTGGTGCATGGTTTTGAATTATTATAATGATTGTGCCATTCTCAGCAGTTAAATATTAGAATACTTGTATTTCATTGTTCACGGAGCTAGACTAATGTTTTTACTGTTCATTGTTGGTCGCAGCAATGGAACGAGACCTACCGTCATTTTCACAATGTTGATCCCAAACAAACATACTACATGTCAATGGAGTTTCTTCAAGGACGAGCTTTAACCAATGCAATTGGGAATCTTAACATTCAAGATGCATACGGTGATGCTTTGAAAAAGTTGGGACATGAACTTGAGGAAATTACTGAGCAGGTAGCCCTCCTTTTTCTCCAGTAACTAAACTTTCATGGTCTAAAAAGGTCATTTAAGACTTGTTTTGTGGAGCCTTTGTCCATATATCCTAATCAACGAAATGGAGGATTTTACACTTTTCACTTGTGCAAAATCTAACGCAAGTGTTCAATTATGATAATTCTAGTTAGTTAAATGATGTGCAATTGGTCTTGTCAagttatgtataattttttaggtGTAAAAAATGAAGTCCCTGTCTGATACTTTTCTTATGAAGATTGAGTCCATATTTTTCCTCATGAAAAAAATGGATTCCACTTTCCATGTATATAAACTGGCACTACTACCCAGTGGACATGAGCTGTCAATAATCATTGTGCCTCATTCAAAAACATAAATCTGATTCCACTATCTCATTCTGTTATTCTCTTGATAAGAACTAATTATCTTTActttattggatttttgtttgtttcactTTCAAATGGATCTCGACAGTGGTTTTATTCAGTTTCTTGTTGTAGGAGAAAGATGCTGCTCTAGGAAATGGTGGTCTGGGAAGGCTTGCTTCATGTTTTCTAGACTCAATGGCAACATTAAGTTTGCCTGCATGGGGGTATGGTTTGAGATACAAATATGGGCTATTCAAGCAGCGGATCACCAAGGAAGGCCAAGAAGAAATTGCCGAGGATTGGCTTGAGGTTTGATTTCACCCAAAATGTCTGTCAAATACTGTGTTATTTATGGAACACTAATGATGTTTGTGGAAATTATGCAGAAGTTTAGTCCTTGGGAAGTTGTTAGGCATGACATAATATATCCTGTCAGATTCTTTGGTTCTGTTGAGGTTAATCCCAATGGATCGTAAGTGCCAATTGAAGATCTGtcatttagttttatatattcACTATGTGGTACTTAATATTCCCTGTCATCCCAATTTAAATTTCTTGCTTCTTTTTTGGGACATACCAAAATACATGTGCACGATCTAAAGGTGGAAGTTCttacttcaattttttatagtactcttctttttattttttctgttttctttttttttccaaaaagcgAACAAAGAACTTAGTCGTAACAATATAAAGGAATTTTTAGGAGGatcaatatatttttaccttctcattaataatGTGCCATTTCAAACCAAGACCACTGATAATGCTTCCCTGTGTATTACAGCCGAAATTGGGTTGGTGGAGAGGTGGTGCAAGCTTTGGCTTATGATGTGCCAATTCCAGGATACAAAACTAAGAACACCATTAGTCTTCGCCTCTGGGAAGCAAAAGCTTGCGCTGAGGATTTTGACCTATTCCAATTTAATGATTCACAATATGAATCTGCTGCAGAACTTCATTCTCATGCTCAACAGGTTGGTTATCAATTACTGTAACCATGAAAGATATGGTTACTCAGCCAAGGAAGAGGTAGTTGCACAAACATACTATAGTGATCAGGAGAATTGATTAATGgttattctttttaatgaaaagagtAGTCTGCCAAGCATTTGTGGACCTACCCCTTGAATCAAAGAATAGGCACCATTCagtttatgaaaaaataaatttcataattaacTTTCTCATCTTgctaaaaattttggttttctatttattaaatttatgccTATTACCGGATATCTAACTAGATAATATTCTGGTGAACTCACTTTTATACAATTACATATGTTTGCGTATTCATGTTGattttttcctgaaaaaaattgaacaaaatggTGCATTTGCAGATTTGTGCAGTTCTATATCCTGGGGATACTAAAGAAAATGGAAAGCTCTTACGGCTGAAACAACAATTCTTTCTATGTAGTGCATCACTTCAGGTTGTCTAATtccttatcttttttatttttgcccttttttttttcattctttctttcagTATGACTTTCTCACTTAGAATATGCTGATGTGGTACTAAATTCTCATATATCATAGAATACTTCTTCCAGTGATGTAATctagaagcacaaaaaaaaccatttaatgTAAGGGAAAATTGCAAACCAATCGTATGAAGGTCAGTGCATGAGGATGCATAATGCAGTATCCTTAACTCTCTTAAATATAAGAACCAAGGGAGGTCATCACACTGAAATTATGCTTCTATGGGATCTATTGAAATAATGTACAGTCGTCTTGCATTATGGATGCCCTAATTCGAGTACTTAACACTTTGTTTGTTggttattgtaattatttcaaGTTAATTTTCCTTTCATTCACTGATAAAAAGCCATGTACAGTTGTTTTTCCACTATGCAATTTTTACCATCTTTGGCTCTAATCATGGGACCAATTGCAGGACATTATATTCAGATTTAAGGAGAGGAAACTAGGGAAGGGATCACGGCAATGGTCTGAGTTTCCTAGCAAGGTTGCAGTACAAATGAATGATACTCATCCTACACTTGCAATCCCAGAGCTGATGCGATTACTAATGGATGAGGAAGGACTTGGATGGGATGAAGCTTGGGATATCACAACAAGGTGCATTGTGTTTTATGTTTGTTAGAGCATTTTCACTGAGGGTGTTGCAGAAGAACATTCTTTCTTTATTGGTCTCTCGGCATGTTTTAGCTGTGCATTTTTTAGTAGCTCAATTTCATACATTAATGATTGAACCAGGACTGTTGCCTACACTAATCACACAGTGCTTCCTGAAGCACTTGAGAAATGGTCACAAGCTGTGATGTGGAAGCTTCTTCCTCGCCATATGGAGATTATAGGAGAAATAGACAAGAGAGTATATTCCTTACCCATTTCTTCTTCCCCTATCTTCCccccctatatatatatctatgatGTTTCATGTATATAGTATTTGAGTTTTAAGTATCAAATTGTATATGTCATGCAGTTCATTGCAATGATACATAAGGCACGACCTGACCTTGAAAGTAAGCTTCCTAGCATGTGCATTTTGGATAACGATCCCCAAAAGCCAGTTGTGCGGATGGCAAATTTATGTGTGGTGTCTGCACATACGGTAAGAGGTCTATTCTTGGGAAAATCTGCATAGAGAGCATCTCATGTAGCTTACTTGGCAGAGTCTTTTAGTTTTCTACAGAACTATTGGTATTTAGGATTATTCATACATCTTGTCTAAGTGTCATCCATGTATGATAGTACTGCCAAAAGCTGCAATGTCTTTGCACCCTTGAGATTGTCCAAATAAGTCTTGTTTTTATCACATTTGGAGACACTTTTTATTGGTTAATATTACTCAGATGctttatcttttgattttattttctctatttctttccccttttttgTGGAAACCCCATCTGCTTCTATTTATTTAAGCAttgaatttatttgaattttagtaATCTTTTGTTGTCTGTCTCTTTGTAGGTAAATGGTGTGGCCCAGTTACATAGTGATATCTTGAAGTCTGAGTTATTTGCAGACTATGTTTCTCTATGGCCAACAAAGTTCCAAAATAAAACTAATGGCATTACTCCTCGCCGATGGCTCCGATTCTGCAGTCCTGAGCTCAGTAGCATAATAACCAAATGGTTAAAAACTGAAGAATGGATTATCAACCTTGACCTCCTCACAGGTCTTCGACAGgtatgtttaaaatatatattttagaaatgtttgAAATGGCACTACCCACTCCCACAATAATGCGATAGAGAGTGAGGTCATGGGTTAAAGAACCACTGGGTGCGGGTGCTATTTaccaatcacaaagatttcataCTTATTACTAATGCTTTCTCCAATAGTTTGCCAACAATGCGGACCTCCAAGCTGAATGGGCCTCTGCCAAGATGGCTAATAAGCAGCGTTTGGCAGAGTACATAGAACGGGTCACAGGGGTTAGCATTGACCCAAATAGTCTATTTGACATACAAGTCAAGAGGATCCATGAATATAAGAGACAGTTGCTGAATATTCTGGGAGCAATTTATAGATACAAGAACTTAAAGGTATAAAAGACATCTCATGATTAATTAGAATGTAGTTATCATCCTTGATTTAGCATAATTCTTGTACCATCTTTGAGAACTTTCTTGAAACTGAATATGATAGGAGATGAGCGCTGAAGAGCGGAAAAAGACAACTTCACGCACCATCATGATTGGTGGAAAGGCATTTGCAACATATACAAATGCTAAAAGAATAGTCAAGCTGGTGAATGATGTTGGTGCTGTTGTCAACAATGATCCTGAGGTCAATAGCTACTTGAaggtaattttatttaaatttgatttcCATATAAAATCATCATTCCCGCACTGTTGACAAGGATGGTTAAAACATACAGATTATGCTCATTCCTAGCATTGTCTAGGAAAAAGGGTTTGGTCCTTCTGTTGATGGGATTGCTATGTATAAGCATTTC
Protein-coding regions in this window:
- the LOC115985375 gene encoding alpha-glucan phosphorylase, H isozyme produces the protein MAEEANKNGGGISAAHKVPAVAHPLAEKPSEIASNISYHAQFSPHFSPFKFEPEQAYYATAESVRDRLIEQWNETYRHFHNVDPKQTYYMSMEFLQGRALTNAIGNLNIQDAYGDALKKLGHELEEITEQEKDAALGNGGLGRLASCFLDSMATLSLPAWGYGLRYKYGLFKQRITKEGQEEIAEDWLEKFSPWEVVRHDIIYPVRFFGSVEVNPNGSRNWVGGEVVQALAYDVPIPGYKTKNTISLRLWEAKACAEDFDLFQFNDSQYESAAELHSHAQQICAVLYPGDTKENGKLLRLKQQFFLCSASLQDIIFRFKERKLGKGSRQWSEFPSKVAVQMNDTHPTLAIPELMRLLMDEEGLGWDEAWDITTRTVAYTNHTVLPEALEKWSQAVMWKLLPRHMEIIGEIDKRFIAMIHKARPDLESKLPSMCILDNDPQKPVVRMANLCVVSAHTVNGVAQLHSDILKSELFADYVSLWPTKFQNKTNGITPRRWLRFCSPELSSIITKWLKTEEWIINLDLLTGLRQFANNADLQAEWASAKMANKQRLAEYIERVTGVSIDPNSLFDIQVKRIHEYKRQLLNILGAIYRYKNLKEMSAEERKKTTSRTIMIGGKAFATYTNAKRIVKLVNDVGAVVNNDPEVNSYLKVVFVPNYNVSVAEILIPGSELSQHISTAGMEASGTSNMKFALNGCLIIGTLDGANVEIREEIGEENFFLFGATADEVPRLRKERENGKFKPDPRFEEAKEFIRSGAFGSYDFNPLLDSLEGNSGYGRGDYFLVGQDFPSYMDAQARVDEAYKDRKRWLKMSILSTAGSGKFSSDRTIAQYAKEIWNIEECRVP